The following proteins are co-located in the Mesotoga sp. BH458_6_3_2_1 genome:
- a CDS encoding ankyrin repeat domain-containing protein: MRKLLLVLLSLLLLSAVLFSNVYNSASNGNLQELKEALNSGGDINELGYANKSALMVASDYGHSEIAVFLIESGADISIVDDNGYTALHYAARKGLLEVVKMLLERGADINAHPASSMFYEGYTPLILACDNSKNDATLEVVKYLVEKGADLERVEYAFRSPLIAAIFSKGTNTIKFLLENGADPNRPAKDGRTPLYLAISEGLPIEGIEALLEHGADVSVGNEYYTPLQLAVSKSKNDVAIKLIEFGADYSSVDDNGNTLLHRAAGKGSTKNIEMFFELGIDINARNNEGKTPLHIAAEDEYFNNVKLLISLGADVLARDNNNYLPFHLHLAVYKEDVEVIEQLLSAGISVDNNEVETGISPLHITAVYGEVDMAKLLIQKGADISIRAQGGLQPIHAAVGSYGSLEMIDYLLESGANIDAEDDEGRTPIFYAVKDYNMEAISHLGEKGADVNHQDHAGMTPAHYAVQDEWDGIEMLTILSNFGLVANVKDNSDKTPEDYAASEEIKEFLKTLY; this comes from the coding sequence ATGAGAAAACTCTTGTTAGTGCTTTTGTCACTATTACTGCTATCAGCAGTCCTATTTTCAAACGTCTACAACAGCGCCTCCAATGGTAACCTACAGGAACTGAAGGAAGCTTTGAACAGCGGTGGTGACATCAATGAGTTGGGTTACGCAAACAAGTCAGCCCTTATGGTTGCTTCAGATTACGGCCACTCGGAAATAGCTGTTTTTCTAATTGAATCAGGGGCAGACATCTCCATTGTTGACGACAACGGTTATACCGCTCTTCATTACGCTGCGAGAAAAGGTCTCCTCGAGGTTGTGAAGATGCTCCTTGAAAGAGGGGCCGACATAAACGCTCATCCAGCCAGTTCAATGTTTTATGAAGGATATACACCTTTGATCCTCGCATGCGACAATTCCAAGAACGACGCTACTCTAGAGGTTGTGAAGTATCTTGTGGAGAAAGGAGCCGATCTTGAGAGAGTTGAATATGCCTTCCGGTCACCGCTAATTGCCGCGATCTTTTCGAAGGGGACAAACACCATAAAGTTCCTTCTCGAAAATGGCGCCGATCCAAATCGACCGGCCAAAGACGGCAGAACCCCTCTCTATCTAGCTATATCGGAAGGTCTCCCAATTGAGGGTATTGAGGCTCTTCTGGAACATGGGGCCGATGTGTCTGTCGGAAACGAGTACTACACCCCGCTTCAGCTGGCAGTATCTAAGTCGAAAAACGATGTCGCGATTAAGCTCATCGAGTTTGGAGCGGACTATTCTTCTGTAGATGATAATGGGAACACTCTCCTCCATCGCGCTGCCGGAAAGGGCTCTACAAAAAACATCGAGATGTTTTTCGAGCTCGGAATTGATATAAACGCTAGAAACAACGAAGGAAAGACTCCTCTACATATCGCTGCTGAAGATGAATACTTCAATAACGTCAAGCTGTTGATCTCTCTTGGAGCGGACGTACTGGCAAGGGACAACAACAACTATTTGCCATTCCATCTGCATCTTGCCGTTTATAAAGAAGATGTGGAAGTCATCGAGCAGTTGCTCTCGGCAGGAATCAGTGTAGACAACAATGAAGTCGAAACAGGTATCTCTCCACTACATATTACGGCCGTGTACGGAGAAGTCGACATGGCAAAGCTCTTGATCCAGAAAGGTGCGGACATCTCGATAAGAGCACAAGGAGGTCTTCAGCCGATCCATGCTGCGGTGGGCAGTTATGGGAGTCTGGAAATGATTGATTACTTGCTGGAGAGTGGAGCAAATATCGATGCCGAAGATGACGAAGGCAGAACTCCAATCTTCTATGCTGTAAAGGACTACAATATGGAGGCTATCTCCCATCTCGGAGAGAAGGGGGCTGACGTGAATCATCAAGACCATGCCGGTATGACACCCGCTCACTATGCGGTTCAGGACGAATGGGACGGAATCGAAATGTTGACAATTCTCAGCAACTTCGGCTTGGTAGCGAATGTCAAGGACAACTCCGATAAGACTCCCGAGGATTACGCCGCTTCCGAAGAAATAAAAGAGTTTTTGAAGACTCTTTACTGA
- a CDS encoding S9 family peptidase has product MEDNSKGVSRGSLDVRILRDVEFDFQLYRSLGAVSYEGGTVGEILSLVPHIDCDDPDSWVKSFKELATKLKNHALVVLQKGNNESARQEFLRAASYFRAAEYFGDPRDSKTRYLGMESRDCFVYAFRTTDIQFEAERIPYGEDFIPAYWIAPTTGGKKKTIMMMSGFDGTSEEMYFQAGSAALQRGYAVVLFDGPGQVGMRRFSPETPLRPDYEVPISRVVDYALSKEDVDPSKLGLYGISLGGYFSLRAAANDSRIRALISNSPITDMYKYMSAFAGGVVNSSEDITLETVDLVPPEYLSKTQKLQLVNIMLKYGSHSMFKAFERMKDFVVGDSIKNIQAPFLAMVSEGEGEEALSQARKASDTVSGKSKMRIFTKQEGADSHCQVTNLPLSNSVLLDWLDEVFGA; this is encoded by the coding sequence CAATTCAAAGGGAGTCTCAAGAGGGTCGCTCGATGTGAGAATACTGCGTGATGTCGAATTCGATTTTCAACTTTACAGATCTCTCGGTGCGGTTTCCTATGAAGGGGGAACGGTTGGGGAGATCCTCTCGCTTGTACCACATATAGATTGCGACGATCCCGACTCATGGGTGAAGTCATTCAAAGAGCTCGCAACAAAGCTTAAGAATCACGCCCTCGTAGTTCTTCAGAAAGGCAATAACGAGAGTGCGAGACAGGAATTCTTGAGGGCGGCAAGTTATTTCAGAGCCGCCGAGTACTTTGGCGACCCCAGGGATTCGAAAACAAGATACCTTGGAATGGAAAGCAGGGATTGCTTTGTATATGCTTTCAGAACCACCGATATTCAATTTGAAGCGGAGAGGATACCATACGGCGAGGATTTTATTCCAGCGTACTGGATTGCTCCAACAACCGGTGGCAAGAAGAAGACGATAATGATGATGAGTGGTTTTGACGGGACGTCGGAAGAAATGTATTTCCAGGCAGGCTCGGCCGCCTTGCAAAGGGGTTACGCGGTTGTTCTCTTCGATGGTCCCGGTCAGGTGGGAATGAGAAGGTTCTCGCCCGAGACACCGTTGCGTCCGGACTACGAAGTCCCGATCTCGAGAGTTGTCGACTATGCCCTGTCGAAGGAGGATGTAGATCCCTCGAAACTCGGACTGTACGGCATAAGCCTCGGAGGATACTTCTCGCTTAGGGCTGCGGCAAACGATTCTAGGATAAGGGCCCTGATTTCTAACTCGCCAATTACTGATATGTACAAGTACATGTCTGCATTTGCCGGAGGAGTTGTCAATTCCTCCGAAGACATAACACTGGAGACAGTCGATCTTGTGCCGCCTGAGTATCTATCTAAGACCCAAAAACTGCAGCTCGTCAACATAATGCTTAAATACGGAAGCCATTCAATGTTCAAGGCTTTCGAGAGAATGAAGGACTTTGTGGTCGGTGACAGTATAAAGAACATCCAGGCTCCCTTCCTTGCAATGGTTAGTGAGGGAGAGGGAGAAGAGGCGCTATCCCAGGCAAGAAAAGCCTCTGATACCGTTTCTGGAAAGTCGAAAATGAGGATTTTTACGAAACAGGAAGGCGCAGATTCCCACTGTCAGGTTACAAACCTGCCCTTGTCCAATTCAGTTCTTCTTGACTGGTTGGATGAGGTCTTCGGAGCGTAG
- a CDS encoding MATE family efflux transporter, which yields MAKDIHKMLGGQKIGRLLLSLSLPATIGMLVQAMYNFVDTIFVGRGVGSMGIAGISISLPVQIFVMAFAQMFGIGGASVISRALGEKNHEKAKRAAGNVMAFSIAFGLAMTLLGYFFLDRLLIMLGASEAIIPYAREYLGIILFGSVFFSFGMAMNHVVRAEGKPKIAMAAMLISAVLNIILDPIFIFSLNMGIWGAALATVLSQAATSIYVLFYFLSGKSLLRVSLRSLIPEWKIMRETVSVGLSAFSRQVAGSLLAVVLNNSLVFYGGDIAVAVYGVINRLLMVFIMPMFGVNQGFLPIVGYNYGARKMRRARESVKLASTVTTLIALFSAIIMFLFARQLISIFTDETELIEPAIFALRIVILAIPTIGVQVIASGMFQALGKAVPALFLSLLRQIIILIPLILVVPRFLGIDGIWISFPLADLISFAISVVFYLRELKIFRSSELDVKAGTTDVA from the coding sequence ATGGCAAAAGACATACATAAGATGCTTGGGGGGCAGAAAATCGGAAGGCTTCTTCTAAGTCTATCTTTGCCTGCTACTATCGGCATGCTCGTCCAGGCTATGTACAACTTCGTTGACACAATCTTTGTTGGAAGAGGTGTCGGGTCGATGGGAATCGCGGGCATCTCGATTTCCTTGCCTGTTCAAATATTCGTTATGGCTTTCGCTCAAATGTTCGGAATCGGTGGCGCTTCGGTGATATCTAGGGCGCTGGGAGAGAAGAACCACGAAAAAGCGAAACGTGCCGCTGGAAACGTAATGGCTTTCTCTATTGCCTTCGGATTGGCGATGACCCTTCTGGGATACTTCTTTTTAGATCGGCTGCTTATAATGCTTGGCGCCAGCGAAGCTATCATTCCGTACGCGAGAGAATACCTGGGCATAATACTTTTCGGAAGCGTTTTCTTCTCTTTCGGAATGGCTATGAATCATGTAGTAAGGGCCGAAGGAAAACCGAAAATAGCAATGGCTGCAATGTTGATCTCCGCCGTTCTCAACATAATACTTGATCCGATTTTCATATTCTCTCTAAATATGGGAATTTGGGGCGCGGCACTGGCTACCGTTTTGTCTCAGGCTGCCACTTCAATTTATGTTCTCTTCTACTTCTTAAGTGGGAAGAGTTTACTCAGAGTCTCTTTAAGATCGCTGATCCCCGAATGGAAAATCATGAGGGAGACCGTCTCGGTAGGGCTCTCCGCCTTTTCAAGGCAGGTAGCCGGCAGTCTTCTGGCCGTGGTTCTCAACAATTCTCTGGTATTCTACGGAGGAGATATCGCAGTAGCAGTGTATGGAGTGATCAACCGACTTCTGATGGTTTTCATCATGCCCATGTTCGGTGTGAATCAGGGATTTCTTCCGATTGTTGGATACAACTACGGCGCCAGAAAAATGAGGCGCGCAAGAGAATCTGTAAAACTGGCATCTACAGTTACCACGTTGATCGCTCTTTTCTCGGCAATAATTATGTTCCTGTTTGCGAGACAACTCATATCGATTTTCACCGATGAAACAGAACTTATCGAGCCCGCGATTTTTGCCCTCAGGATCGTTATCCTTGCCATCCCCACTATAGGAGTTCAGGTAATTGCGTCTGGAATGTTCCAAGCTCTCGGCAAGGCAGTACCCGCACTCTTCTTATCACTCCTCAGGCAAATAATCATCCTCATCCCTCTAATTCTTGTGGTCCCGCGATTTCTGGGGATTGATGGCATCTGGATATCCTTTCCACTTGCCGATTTGATCTCTTTCGCAATCTCGGTGGTTTTCTACCTTAGAGAGCTGAAGATATTCCGTTCAAGTGAGCTCGATGTTAAGGCAGGAACAACGGATGTCGCATGA
- a CDS encoding MarR family winged helix-turn-helix transcriptional regulator gives MSHDLSFNREGYIGRWIYRISRSANVYFSREMQKYGLGSGHFFFLRILMSREGISQKELSNILDVDKATTAKAMKKLAEAGYVKREIDSLDTRIYRLFLTDNGKKIGQELRRLGANFEEILTEGLSEDEKQQLQSLLHRAATNAKRAK, from the coding sequence ATGTCGCATGATCTTTCCTTCAATAGAGAAGGGTACATAGGTCGCTGGATATATCGCATTTCGCGTAGTGCAAACGTTTACTTCAGCAGGGAAATGCAGAAGTACGGGCTGGGCAGCGGACACTTCTTCTTTTTGAGAATCCTCATGTCAAGAGAAGGAATCAGTCAGAAAGAACTCAGCAATATTCTAGATGTTGACAAGGCGACCACTGCAAAGGCTATGAAAAAACTAGCTGAAGCGGGTTACGTTAAGAGAGAAATCGATTCTTTGGACACCCGGATTTACAGGCTTTTTCTTACCGATAACGGAAAGAAAATCGGTCAGGAACTCCGAAGACTTGGTGCGAATTTTGAAGAGATACTGACCGAAGGCCTTTCAGAGGATGAAAAGCAGCAACTGCAATCGCTTCTTCACAGAGCAGCTACTAATGCGAAAAGAGCAAAGTGA
- a CDS encoding aspartate/glutamate racemase family protein: MKRMGLLGGMSWESSLEYYRLINEMVKNRLGGLHSAECVMASVDFGPVSDMMKMNDWKDIERVLSEAARDLKKAGADFLIICTNTMHLLAREIEKASGLEVIEIGIAVGEEIERRGLKTVGLLGTRFTMERAYYRDTLAGFGINVIVPLEEERVVVDRIIFEELCKGVFREESKSAYKEVISGLQMNGAEGVILGCTEIPLLIKESDVDIPVFDTTAIHARAAVEHALS; encoded by the coding sequence ATGAAGCGCATGGGTTTACTCGGAGGAATGAGCTGGGAGTCGTCGCTAGAGTACTACAGATTGATAAATGAGATGGTCAAGAACAGGCTCGGGGGACTGCATTCCGCGGAATGCGTAATGGCTTCCGTTGACTTCGGACCGGTTTCGGACATGATGAAGATGAATGACTGGAAAGACATAGAGAGAGTCCTTTCAGAGGCGGCCAGGGATCTCAAGAAAGCGGGTGCAGATTTTCTGATCATCTGTACAAACACAATGCACCTCCTAGCAAGGGAAATCGAAAAGGCATCCGGACTCGAGGTTATTGAAATAGGCATTGCGGTCGGCGAGGAGATCGAGCGAAGAGGACTTAAAACAGTCGGACTCCTCGGAACAAGATTCACCATGGAAAGAGCTTACTACAGAGATACATTGGCGGGATTTGGCATAAATGTAATCGTCCCCTTGGAAGAAGAAAGGGTAGTAGTAGATAGGATCATCTTTGAGGAATTGTGCAAAGGAGTCTTCAGAGAAGAGTCAAAGTCGGCATATAAGGAAGTAATCAGTGGGCTGCAGATGAACGGAGCAGAGGGAGTAATTCTGGGTTGCACTGAAATACCTCTTCTGATAAAGGAGTCCGACGTGGACATCCCCGTTTTCGATACGACTGCCATTCACGCCCGGGCGGCCGTTGAACATGCACTTTCGTGA